The proteins below come from a single Streptomyces sp. MRC013 genomic window:
- a CDS encoding pitrilysin family protein, translated as MGHTATAEAGSGGLTATEHRLANGLRVVLSEDHLAPVAAVCLWYDVGSRHEVKGRTGLAHLFEHLMFQGSAQVEGNGHFELVQGAGGSLNGTTSFERTNYFETMPAHQLELALWLEADRMGSLLTALDDESMENQRDVVKNERRQRYDNMPYGTAFERLTALAFPDGHPYHHTPIGSMADLDAATLEDARDFFRTYYAPNNAVLSVVGDIDPEQTLAWVEKYFGSIPPHDGKPAPRDGTLPDVIGEQLREVVEEDVPARALMAAYRLPSDGTRACDAADVALTVLGGGESSRLHNRLVRRDRTAVAASLGLLRLAGAPSLAWLDVKASAGVEVPDIEAAVDEELARFAAEGPTAEEMERAQAQLEREWLDRLGTVAGRADELCRFAVLFGDPQLALTAVQRILDVTADEVREVAARRLRPDNRAVLVYEPTKADDGDRTDSDEEEGADQ; from the coding sequence ATGGGTCACACGGCCACGGCCGAGGCCGGCTCCGGCGGCCTGACAGCGACCGAGCACCGGCTGGCCAACGGCCTGCGCGTGGTGCTCTCGGAGGACCACCTGGCCCCGGTCGCCGCGGTGTGCCTCTGGTACGACGTCGGCTCCCGCCACGAGGTCAAGGGCCGAACCGGCCTCGCCCACCTCTTCGAGCACCTGATGTTCCAGGGCTCCGCGCAGGTCGAGGGGAACGGCCACTTCGAGCTGGTGCAGGGCGCCGGCGGCTCCCTCAACGGCACCACGAGCTTCGAGCGCACCAACTACTTCGAGACCATGCCCGCCCACCAGCTGGAGCTCGCCCTCTGGCTGGAGGCCGACCGCATGGGGTCCCTGCTCACCGCCCTCGACGACGAGTCGATGGAGAACCAGCGGGACGTCGTCAAGAACGAGCGCCGCCAGCGCTACGACAACATGCCGTACGGCACGGCGTTCGAGAGGCTGACCGCCCTCGCCTTCCCGGACGGGCACCCCTACCACCACACGCCGATCGGCTCCATGGCGGACCTGGACGCGGCCACGCTGGAGGACGCCCGGGACTTCTTCCGCACGTACTACGCCCCGAACAACGCCGTCCTGTCCGTCGTCGGCGACATCGACCCCGAGCAGACGCTCGCCTGGGTCGAGAAGTACTTCGGCTCCATCCCGCCCCACGACGGCAAGCCCGCGCCGCGGGACGGGACGCTCCCGGACGTCATCGGCGAGCAGCTCCGCGAGGTCGTCGAGGAGGACGTCCCGGCCCGCGCGCTGATGGCCGCCTACCGCCTCCCGTCCGACGGCACGCGCGCGTGCGACGCCGCCGACGTCGCCCTGACCGTCCTCGGCGGCGGCGAGTCGTCCCGGCTGCACAACCGCCTGGTCCGGCGCGACCGCACCGCCGTCGCCGCCAGCCTCGGGCTGCTGCGGCTGGCCGGGGCGCCCTCGCTGGCCTGGCTGGACGTGAAGGCCTCCGCCGGCGTGGAGGTGCCCGACATCGAGGCCGCCGTCGACGAGGAGCTGGCCCGGTTCGCCGCCGAGGGCCCCACCGCCGAGGAGATGGAGCGCGCCCAGGCCCAGCTGGAGCGCGAGTGGCTGGACCGGCTGGGCACGGTCGCGGGCCGCGCCGACGAGCTGTGCCGCTTCGCCGTCCTCTTCGGCGACCCGCAGCTCGCCCTCACCGCCGTCCAGCGGATCCTGGACGTCACCGCCGACGAGGTGCGCGAGGTCGCCGCCCGGCGGCTGCGCCCGGACAACCGCGCCGTCCTCGTCTACGAACCCACCAAGGCCGACGACGGCGACCGGACCGACAGCGACGAGGAAGAGGGGGCGGACCAGTGA
- a CDS encoding DNA topoisomerase IV subunit A translates to MARRSTKTAPPDDFEERILDIDVVDEMQGSFLEYAYSVIYSRALPDARDGLKPVHRRIVYQMNEMGLRPERGFVKCARVVGEVMGKLHPHGDASIYDALVRMAQPFSMRLPLVDGHGNFGSLGNDDPPAAMRYTECRMADATSLMTESIDEDTVDFVPNYDGQEREPAALPAAFPNLLVNGASGIAVGMATNMPPHNLGEVIAAARHLIRHPGADLETLMRFVPGPDLPTGGRIVGLSGIRDAYESGRGTFKIRATATVENVTARRKGLVVTELPFAVGPEKVIAKIKDLVGAKKLQGIADVKDLTDREHGLRLVIEVKNGFVPEAVLEQLYRLTPMEESFGINNVALVDGQPVTLGLKELLEVYLDHRFEVVRRRSEFRRGRKRDRLHLVEGLLVALVDIDEVIRLIRSSENSAQARERLIERFSLSDVQTQYILDTPLRRLTKFDRLELEGERDRLSSEIEALTRILDSDAELRRLVSSELAAVAKKFGTERRTVLLESAGSAAAAVPLEVADDPCRVLLSSTGLLARTAGGEPLPESGGKRVKHDVIVSAVAATQRGTVGAVTSAGRLLRVPVIDLPQLPDTASAPNLSGGAPLSEFLTLEKDERVVCLTTLDESSPGLALGTLQGVVKRVVPDYPANKDELEVITLKEGDRIVGAAELRTGEEDLVFITSDAQLLRYPASQVRPQGRPAGGVAGVKLAAGAEVVSFTAVDPASDAVVFTVAGATGQLDASVGTSAKLTPFDQYPRKGRATGGVRCHRFLKGEDVLVLAWAGGAPAVAAQRNGMPVELPDPDPRRDGSGTPLVKPVAALAGPPA, encoded by the coding sequence ATGGCCCGCCGCAGCACTAAGACCGCGCCGCCCGACGACTTCGAGGAGCGGATCCTCGACATCGACGTCGTCGACGAGATGCAGGGCTCCTTCCTCGAGTACGCGTACTCGGTGATCTACTCCCGCGCCCTGCCCGACGCGCGGGACGGCCTGAAACCGGTGCACCGCCGGATCGTCTACCAGATGAACGAGATGGGCCTGCGCCCCGAGCGCGGGTTCGTCAAGTGCGCCCGCGTCGTCGGCGAGGTGATGGGCAAGCTCCACCCGCACGGCGACGCCTCGATCTACGACGCGCTGGTGCGCATGGCGCAGCCCTTCTCGATGCGCCTTCCGCTGGTCGACGGCCACGGCAACTTCGGCTCGCTCGGCAACGACGACCCGCCGGCCGCCATGCGGTACACGGAGTGCCGGATGGCCGACGCGACGTCCCTGATGACGGAGTCGATCGACGAGGACACCGTCGACTTCGTGCCCAACTACGACGGGCAGGAGCGCGAGCCCGCCGCCCTCCCCGCCGCCTTCCCGAACCTGCTGGTGAACGGCGCCTCGGGCATCGCGGTCGGCATGGCCACCAACATGCCCCCGCACAACCTGGGCGAGGTGATCGCGGCCGCCCGGCACCTGATCAGGCACCCGGGCGCCGACCTCGAGACGCTCATGCGGTTCGTCCCCGGGCCGGACCTGCCGACCGGCGGCAGGATCGTCGGACTGTCCGGGATCAGGGACGCCTACGAGTCCGGCCGCGGCACGTTCAAAATCCGTGCGACGGCGACGGTGGAGAACGTGACGGCGCGCCGCAAGGGCCTGGTCGTCACGGAGCTGCCGTTCGCGGTCGGGCCCGAGAAGGTCATCGCCAAGATCAAGGACCTGGTCGGCGCGAAGAAGCTCCAGGGCATCGCGGACGTCAAGGACCTCACGGACCGGGAGCACGGGCTGCGCCTGGTCATCGAGGTCAAGAACGGCTTCGTGCCCGAGGCGGTGCTGGAGCAGCTGTACAGGCTGACGCCGATGGAGGAGTCCTTCGGCATCAACAACGTGGCGCTGGTCGACGGCCAGCCGGTCACGCTGGGCCTGAAGGAGCTGCTGGAGGTCTACCTCGACCACCGCTTCGAGGTGGTCCGGCGGCGCAGCGAGTTCCGGCGCGGCAGGAAGCGGGATCGGCTGCACCTGGTGGAGGGCCTGCTGGTGGCCCTCGTCGACATCGACGAGGTGATCCGGCTGATCCGGTCGAGTGAGAACTCCGCGCAGGCCAGGGAGCGGCTGATCGAGCGGTTCTCGCTGAGCGACGTCCAGACCCAGTACATCCTGGACACCCCGCTGCGGCGGCTCACCAAGTTCGACCGGCTGGAGCTGGAGGGCGAGCGGGACCGCCTCAGCAGCGAGATCGAGGCGCTGACGAGGATCCTGGACTCCGACGCCGAGCTGCGCCGCCTCGTGTCGTCCGAGCTGGCCGCGGTGGCGAAGAAGTTCGGCACCGAGCGGCGCACGGTGCTGCTGGAGTCGGCCGGTTCCGCGGCCGCCGCGGTGCCGCTGGAGGTCGCCGACGACCCGTGCCGGGTGCTGCTGTCCTCGACGGGGCTGCTGGCCCGTACGGCGGGCGGCGAGCCGCTGCCGGAGAGCGGCGGCAAGCGCGTCAAACACGACGTGATCGTGTCGGCGGTGGCGGCGACCCAGCGCGGCACGGTCGGCGCGGTCACGTCCGCGGGGCGGCTGCTGCGCGTCCCGGTGATCGACCTGCCGCAGCTGCCGGACACGGCGTCGGCGCCGAACCTCTCGGGCGGGGCGCCCCTGTCGGAGTTCCTGACGCTGGAGAAGGACGAGAGGGTCGTCTGCCTGACGACGCTCGACGAGTCGTCGCCGGGTCTCGCGCTGGGCACGCTGCAGGGCGTGGTGAAGCGGGTGGTGCCCGACTACCCGGCCAACAAGGACGAGCTGGAGGTGATCACGCTGAAGGAGGGCGACCGGATCGTCGGCGCGGCGGAGCTGCGGACGGGCGAGGAGGACCTGGTCTTCATCACGTCCGACGCCCAGCTGCTGCGTTATCCGGCCTCCCAGGTGCGGCCGCAGGGCCGCCCGGCGGGCGGTGTGGCGGGCGTCAAGCTGGCGGCGGGCGCCGAGGTGGTCTCGTTCACCGCCGTCGATCCGGCGTCCGACGCGGTCGTGTTCACGGTCGCGGGCGCCACGGGCCAGCTGGACGCCTCGGTCGGTACGTCGGCGAAGCTGACGCCCTTCGACCAGTACCCCCGCAAGGGCCGGGCCACGGGAGGGGTGCGCTGCCACCGGTTCCTGAAGGG